The following proteins are encoded in a genomic region of Microtus ochrogaster isolate Prairie Vole_2 chromosome 5, MicOch1.0, whole genome shotgun sequence:
- the Azi2 gene encoding 5-azacytidine-induced protein 2 isoform X1: MDTLVEDDICILNHEKAHRRETVTPLSGYSGDESVASHFALVTAYEDIKKRLKDSEKENSFLKKRIRALEEKLAGARADEETSSVGREQVNKAYHAYREVCIERDSLKNKLEKINKDNTESLKVLNEQLQSKEVELLQLRTEVETQQVMRNLNPPSSNWEVEKLSCDLKIHGLEQELELMRKECNDLKVELQKAKQMGPSQEDILQDRDLIRASLSREEHTPHQGLLHSDNMQHTYWELKREMSNLHLVTQVQAELLRKLKTSAAVKKACTPAGCVEDPGRDSTKLHLTNFTATYKRHPPLSPNGKAACYAPCPLPGDIKVLSEKAVLQSWTDNERRIPNDGTDLQEHSSYGRNSLDDNSWVFPSPPKSSETAFGENKNKTLPLPNLPPLHYLDQHNQNCLYKS; encoded by the exons ATGGACACACTAGTAGAAGATGACATCTGCATTCTGAATCATGAGAAAGCCCACAGAAGAGAGACGGTGACTCCACTCTCAGGGTATTCAGGAGATGAGTCTGTTGCTTCACATTTTGCTCTTGTCACCGCATATGAAGACATCAAGAAGAGACTTAAAgattcagagaaagaaaactctttcttaaagaaaagaataagggCTTTGGAAGAAaag CTTGCCGGAGCTCGAGCAGATGAAGAAACAAGTTCTGTGGGACGAGAACAAGTGAATAAGGCCTATCATGCATATCGAGAGGTTTGCATCGAGAGAGACAGCTTGAAGAACAAATTGGAGAAAATA AATAAAGACAACACTGAATCTTTGAAAGTATTGAATGAACAGCTACAGTCTAAAGAAGTAGAGCTTCTGCAGCTAAGAACAGAGGTGGAAACTCAGCAGG TGATGAGGAATTTAAATCCACCCTCATCTAACTGGGAGGTAGAAAAGTTAAGCTGTGACTTGAAGATCCATGGTTTGGAACAAGAGCTGGAGCTCATGAGGAAGGAATGCAACGATCTCAAAGTAGAGCTGCAGAAAGCCAAACAGATG GGTCCATCTCAggaagacattctgcaggacagagaTCTCATCAGAGCAAGCTTGTCGAGGGAGGAGCACACTCCACACCAGGGCCTTCTCCACAG tGATAACATGCAGCACACATACTGGGAGCTGAAGAGGGAGATGTCTAACCTACACCTGGTGACGCAGGTGCAAGCAGAACTACTCAGGAAACTGAAGACCTCAGCTGCAGTCAAGAAAG CCTGCACCCCAGCAGGATGTGTTGAAGACCCTGGGAGAGACAGCACGAAATTGCACTTGACAAATTTTACTGCAACATACAAAAGACATCCCCCTTTGTCACCAAATGGCAAAGCTGCTTGTTATGCTCCATGTCCTTTACCAGGAGATATAAAGGTTTTATCAGAGAAAGCAGTTCTTCAGTCGTGGACAGATAATGAGAGACGGATTCCTAATGATGGTACAGACTTACAGGAGCACAGCTCCTATGGCAGAAATTCTCTGGATGATAATTCTTGGGTATTCCCAAGCCCTCCTAAATCAAGTGAGACAGCATTTGgcgaaaataaaaacaaaactttaccTTTACCCAACTTGCCACCACTGCATTACTTGGATCAACATAATCAGAACTGTCTTTACAAAAGTTAA
- the Azi2 gene encoding 5-azacytidine-induced protein 2 isoform X2 yields the protein MMRNLNPPSSNWEVEKLSCDLKIHGLEQELELMRKECNDLKVELQKAKQMGPSQEDILQDRDLIRASLSREEHTPHQGLLHSDNMQHTYWELKREMSNLHLVTQVQAELLRKLKTSAAVKKACTPAGCVEDPGRDSTKLHLTNFTATYKRHPPLSPNGKAACYAPCPLPGDIKVLSEKAVLQSWTDNERRIPNDGTDLQEHSSYGRNSLDDNSWVFPSPPKSSETAFGENKNKTLPLPNLPPLHYLDQHNQNCLYKS from the exons A TGATGAGGAATTTAAATCCACCCTCATCTAACTGGGAGGTAGAAAAGTTAAGCTGTGACTTGAAGATCCATGGTTTGGAACAAGAGCTGGAGCTCATGAGGAAGGAATGCAACGATCTCAAAGTAGAGCTGCAGAAAGCCAAACAGATG GGTCCATCTCAggaagacattctgcaggacagagaTCTCATCAGAGCAAGCTTGTCGAGGGAGGAGCACACTCCACACCAGGGCCTTCTCCACAG tGATAACATGCAGCACACATACTGGGAGCTGAAGAGGGAGATGTCTAACCTACACCTGGTGACGCAGGTGCAAGCAGAACTACTCAGGAAACTGAAGACCTCAGCTGCAGTCAAGAAAG CCTGCACCCCAGCAGGATGTGTTGAAGACCCTGGGAGAGACAGCACGAAATTGCACTTGACAAATTTTACTGCAACATACAAAAGACATCCCCCTTTGTCACCAAATGGCAAAGCTGCTTGTTATGCTCCATGTCCTTTACCAGGAGATATAAAGGTTTTATCAGAGAAAGCAGTTCTTCAGTCGTGGACAGATAATGAGAGACGGATTCCTAATGATGGTACAGACTTACAGGAGCACAGCTCCTATGGCAGAAATTCTCTGGATGATAATTCTTGGGTATTCCCAAGCCCTCCTAAATCAAGTGAGACAGCATTTGgcgaaaataaaaacaaaactttaccTTTACCCAACTTGCCACCACTGCATTACTTGGATCAACATAATCAGAACTGTCTTTACAAAAGTTAA
- the Azi2 gene encoding 5-azacytidine-induced protein 2 isoform X3, protein MRNLNPPSSNWEVEKLSCDLKIHGLEQELELMRKECNDLKVELQKAKQMGPSQEDILQDRDLIRASLSREEHTPHQGLLHSDNMQHTYWELKREMSNLHLVTQVQAELLRKLKTSAAVKKACTPAGCVEDPGRDSTKLHLTNFTATYKRHPPLSPNGKAACYAPCPLPGDIKVLSEKAVLQSWTDNERRIPNDGTDLQEHSSYGRNSLDDNSWVFPSPPKSSETAFGENKNKTLPLPNLPPLHYLDQHNQNCLYKS, encoded by the exons ATGAGGAATTTAAATCCACCCTCATCTAACTGGGAGGTAGAAAAGTTAAGCTGTGACTTGAAGATCCATGGTTTGGAACAAGAGCTGGAGCTCATGAGGAAGGAATGCAACGATCTCAAAGTAGAGCTGCAGAAAGCCAAACAGATG GGTCCATCTCAggaagacattctgcaggacagagaTCTCATCAGAGCAAGCTTGTCGAGGGAGGAGCACACTCCACACCAGGGCCTTCTCCACAG tGATAACATGCAGCACACATACTGGGAGCTGAAGAGGGAGATGTCTAACCTACACCTGGTGACGCAGGTGCAAGCAGAACTACTCAGGAAACTGAAGACCTCAGCTGCAGTCAAGAAAG CCTGCACCCCAGCAGGATGTGTTGAAGACCCTGGGAGAGACAGCACGAAATTGCACTTGACAAATTTTACTGCAACATACAAAAGACATCCCCCTTTGTCACCAAATGGCAAAGCTGCTTGTTATGCTCCATGTCCTTTACCAGGAGATATAAAGGTTTTATCAGAGAAAGCAGTTCTTCAGTCGTGGACAGATAATGAGAGACGGATTCCTAATGATGGTACAGACTTACAGGAGCACAGCTCCTATGGCAGAAATTCTCTGGATGATAATTCTTGGGTATTCCCAAGCCCTCCTAAATCAAGTGAGACAGCATTTGgcgaaaataaaaacaaaactttaccTTTACCCAACTTGCCACCACTGCATTACTTGGATCAACATAATCAGAACTGTCTTTACAAAAGTTAA